GCCCGACCGCAGCGCCCGCAGGAGCCGCCGCGGGCGGTGACACCACGCGCGAGCGCATCCTCACCGCTGCCATGGAGGAATTCGCCCGCCACGGCATCGCCGGGGCCCGTGTGGACCGCATCGCCAAGCTCGCCAGAACCAGCAAAGAACGCGTCTATGCCTACTTCCGCGGCAAAGACGCGCTCTATTCGGCTGTCGCTGCACGGGAGTACGTCGTCATCGCCGAGGCCACCCAGATGGACCCGTGCGACCTGCCTGGCTACGCGGGCCGCCTGTTCGACTACTTCGTCGCCCGTCCGGACCACCACCGCCTGATCACCTGGGGCCGCCTCGAACTGCCGGGCACCAGAGCCGTTGCCGACGATCCCGACCAGGCAGTGATCGCCCGCAAAATCGACCAGCTCCGCCAGGCGCAGCAGGCCGGACAGCTCGACTCCGCATGGGACCCGGCCGATGTCCTCGCCCTGGTCAACCAGATCGCCATGACCTGGGCGGCACAGCCCGAACTCAGCGAGGCCGCCGCCGCACACGCCGTGGACCCCACCACCGCCGCCCGCCGCGCCGCGGTGGTGACCGCTGTCGAACGGCTTTTCCCCCGAGCGCACTGACGTCCCCCGGACCAGCGGCCACCCTCCTCGAACATTCCCCAAACGGCGCCGACCGCCCTTGCCGCTCAAGTCGAGGGATCCGGGCTCAGTAGTCCAGGACGACGACGTGCTTGCCCGGCGTGGTGCCGGACTCGACGTCGGCCTGGGCGTCACGGACCTGTTCCAGGCCGTGGTAGACCTTCGCGACCGGGACTGTGAGACTCCCCGCGGCGATGGCCTGGAGTTGGCGGGCGAAGACGTCGGCCGGGAGGTCGGCGGCCTGACCGCCGTAGGACGTCAGCCGCACCCCGCCCGGGATCATGAACGGGGTGAAATCGGGGATCGTCCACTGGCCCGCCAGCGCTCCGGTGAAGCAGACCGTTCCGTGCCGGCGGACGGTGCGGAGGGTGTCGGCGAGGACCGAGCAGCCCACCAGCTCCAGTACGGCGTCGACACCCTCCGGCATCAGCTCGCGCACCTGGTCGGCGATCGTGCCGTTGTCGACGAGGGGATGGTCGACGCCCGCGGCCCGCAGTTCCCCGGCGCGCTCCGGGCTGCGGGTGGTGGACAGTACGGTGGCTCCGAGGTCCTTCGCGATCGTGGCCGCGCTCAGCCCGACCGTGGAGGTGCCGCCGCGGATCAGCAGCGTCTGCCCGGCCGTGAGGTCCAGGCCGGTGGTCAGCGATCCGTAGGCGGTCTGGAACATCTCCGGCAGCGCGCCGACGACCTCCCACGGCAGGCCGGTCTCGAACGGGATGACCTGCGCCGCGGGGACGCTCACGTACTGGGCGTACGCGCCGTCGTACGAGCGGCCCATGCCGCCCATCATCGTGGCCACCTGCTGTCCCGGCCGCAGTTCGCTGTCCTCGTCGGCCTCATCGACCACGCCGACGCCCTCGATGCCGGGCACCCGCGGGTAGGTGACCTCCGCGTCCGACTCCCCCTTGCGGGTGGTGACCTCGGACTCGTTGACGCCGAACGCCTTCACCCTGATCCGCACCCAGCCGGGCTTGCGTACGGGCACCGGCACATCCTTGATCTCCAGTGCGTCCAGGCCGCCGGGCCGGGTGACGACCACGGCCCGCATCGTCGCCGGTGCTGCGCCGCCGGCTGCTCTTGGTTGGCTCATGTCGAGTTCCTTACTCTGTTCGCCCCGAGGATGTGAAGGCGGAGCCGGGGCTCCGGGCGCAGGTACCTGGGTGATCAGCCCGTGGCGGCCCTGCGCCGTTGCGCATCTCGGTATTGCCCGGTAACCGTCAGGGGCGGTCGATGCTCTCCCACAGGTCGAGGGCCGCCTGATAGTGGGCGCCGGCCTCGAACGGCGGGTTGCCGACGCTCCCCGAGATGGGCCGGTCCGTGAGGGCGGGCCACAGACGGGTCTGCTCGCCGGTGACGAAGTCGAGCACGATGTCGCGGATACGCGTGTCACGCTCGGCCTGTTCAGGGCTGCGGCCCGGCCGTTCCTGGCCGACCAGGGCGTACATCTCGGTGCCGTGCACAGCAGGTGCGCCCTCCGCGGGCCCGATCACCAGGAGATGGGTGTTGCCGCCCGCCGCGGCGTGCGCCAGGGCGCCGCGGGCCGCGGGGAGACCGAAGATGTAGTCCGACAGGAGGGCTGCGCGGACCTCGGCAGGGGTGCGGCCGCCCTGGTCGTAGGCGTCGACGATCTTCTTGGCGCAGGAGCGGGGAATGCGCCACCCCGCGACCTCGTCGACGATGCGGTCGACGGTGCCCGGGTCGAACCGGTCGAGGTCGTTCGCCACCCACCAGCCCATGTCGTCACTGGCCATGCTCAGCAGCACGTCGACATCACGGTGTGCGCCCGAGGCGAGTTCGTCCATGGGGTGGGCGTGCAGCACCGCGCCGGGCTGTCGGGTGTCCAGGACGATGCCGAGGCTCTTGCTGTCCATCCCGCCACGGACTCCCAGGTCCGTCGGGGTGACCTTGTGCAGGGCGGCCACCAGGGAGGCCGCATCAAGGTCGAGCAGCTTCTCCGGGTTGTCCGCGACGCCGAGTTCGGTGACGAACCGGTGGGCGAGTTCCTCGGCCCACCAGGCAGGCTGCAGACGCGAGGGCCCGGCGGAGAACCCGGCCAGTCGCCGGTACAGGCCGTTGGCGGAGGAGGCGCCGAGCAGTCCGAAGGTGGCATAGGCGCCGCCGCTGTGGCCGTAGACGGTGACGTTGTCGGGGTCGCCGCCGAAGTGGGCGATGTTCCGCTTGATCCAGGTCAGCGCGGCGATGACGTCCTGCAAACAGAGGTTGCTTGCCTCGGCAAGAGCGCCGCCGTACTGCGAGAGCGAGAGAGCGCCCAGCGCGCCGAGCCGGTAGTTGACCGACACGCTCACCACGCGCCCCGTTGCCGCGAGACCGGCGGCGTTGGAGGTGATCTGGGTGTTCGCGCCGTACTCGAATCCGCCGCCGTGGATGTACACGGCCACCGGGAGCGCCGTGCCGGCAGGCTGCTCGGGGGCCCACACGTTCAGGTTGAGGCAGTCCTCGCCCATCCCGCTGTCGGCTTCGAGCCAGTCGCCGCTGTCGGGCTGGACGGAGACGACGCCCTTGCGGTCATGAAGGCGGTTTGGATCGAAGTCCGCGACCAGGGGCCGGCGGTATCGCTCGGCGGTGGCGTACGGGATTCCCCACCAGGACCGCACCCCTGGTGCAGTCGGAGCCTTGGGAGCGGTAGCGGTCATGGCACGTCCTTCCAGCGCGGTTGGGGTGTTCGCGCGGTGCTCGGCGGCTGGTTGCTCGCGGTGACGTCTCCCATCGTTTCCTGGGATCCGACAAAGAGCCCGGCGGGTGGCGGTCACCCGGTGGTCATCAGGTGACACTTCGGCAACAACATCTTGGTGCAGGCCAGGAATTTCAGGAGACAACCGGCGTTTCCTGACCGCCCTTCATTTCACTTCCGCCTCGGCCGGCCTGGATAGGAGCCGGCGGGGCGGAGTCGGGTGCCGTTCTTGAGGAGCGCGAGGCGGATGGCGGCGAGGCTGGTGTCCTCTCGGTCGGCGATGGCCTGGAGGGAGAGATGGTCGCGTTCGTACCACAGGCGCCACTGTGCTGACCGGTTGGCGGTGCGCTGAGTGCGGCGGAAGCGGGGCGGGCTCCAGTCGACGGGGTGCTGGGCGAGCAGATGGACGACGTGCGCGGTGGTCGTCTCCAGGGTGCGGGCGAGCTGGGCGACGGAGAAGTCGCTGCCGGGCACGGCCTGATGGAGCCGATCGGCGCTGATGCTGTACGGGTCGGGCCCCGGCAGCTGAAGGTCGCGCAGCGCGTGGACGGGTAGCTGCGGCGCCCATTGGACGGGCTCGTCGATGCCGTGCTCGTCGAGGAGCGTTCGTGCGGTGTGATGGAGGAGTTCGGCCTCGGCGGGCAGGATCCGCCAGCGGAAACGCTGATAGTGCTGCCGTTGGGCGGGGGTGGCGGGCGCGATGGCGGGGTGGGCGAGATGGGCGGGTGATCCGGTAATGGTGTGGAAGAGCCAGCGTTGCGCGTGTACCGCGTCGGGACCGGGGTTCGAGCGCAGCCACCGCTGCATCTCCAACCATGCCCGCGCGTCGATGAATTGGGGGCGGGCGGTGAACAGTGCGCGTCGGCGTATGTAGTCGATCGGGGCGCCGTGCGCGTCCAGGTGGTCGGCGAGCACGATCAGCGTGTGCAGGACGTCCGCGCCGTTCGGGTGGCGGGTGAGGGTGGCGAGGAACGTGGACACGTTGTGGCTGCTGACGGTGGTGCCGGTCAGGCGGACCGCGGCGTGGATCGGGGTGGTGTTCCCGGCCAGCAGACAGGCGACTGCGAGGAGTTCGTCGGCGCGTTGGGCGGCGGGCCTGCCGCTGGCGTGCCGTGGAGTGAGCCGCAGCGCCCACTCCGGCCACAGGGCGGTCGGCAGTACACAGGCCCTGTTGTCGCGGTCGCTTGGGGGCCGGGTGGAGCCGACGCCGGTACGGTGACGCAGGCGCGCCACCGGCATCAGCTTGCTCTCCCTGCTGCACCGCAGCGCAGCTTCGAGCGCGGGCGAGATGACGCCGCCGAGGGCGACGACGTTGCCGGGGTGCAGCGCCCGGCCGGAAGCGGCCACCCGGTCGGTGAGCCACTGCACGGCCCGGGCCGCGGAGCGGATGTTCTCGGCGCGCAGGATACGGAACGCCGCGGTGACGGCGACGGCCGTCGCGGCGGCGTCGCCGGGAGCGACATGGCTGTGCAGATCACCGTGGAGGGCGTCCGGTGAGCGTTGGGAGCCGGCGGGCAGCGGGTCGGCACGGTAGCGCTCCAGCCGCTCCAGGACATCGGACGGGGCGAGCGGGCCCAGGGCGTCGGGTGTTGCGTGGTTGAGGACCAGTACCCCGAGACTCTTCGCATCGCGCAGCACCACGTTCAACGGTGCGCCGTCGGGACCGTACAGCGGCCAGCGCACCGGGCGGCCGGGGGTGGTGAGGGCGGTGTCGATGAGGCGTTGGGCCTCGGCCAGGTCCCCATCGGCCGGAATCGCGGTGGCCGGGGTGTCGGTGAGGGGGTGGTGGCAGCGAGGTGGCCCGCCGTCCGGGGCAGCGCTGGAGCACCGTCCCGGACGGGGTGTCTCCCGCCGGGGGTGGGAGCGCAGGCGCGGGACGCGGTGGCAGGCCGGGCAGCGGTCGACCAGCAGGACATGGTGACGTGTGCAGGCGAAGGACCAGCTCAGACGCCAGGCCACCAGCCAGCGTCCGCCGCTGTCGGCCAGGCAGAAGGGGCAGAACCGGGATCCCGCCCGTCCCCACAGCACCCGCCGGTCACCCGCCGGTGCCGGGGCAGGATGTCCACCGCGTGCCCGTCGAAGGGCTGCAAGGTCATCGCCGCGAGCACGCCCGCGGCGACTCCGGTGACCTCCGTGATGGACGCGAGTTCGTCCCGCGTGAGGCGGATGGTCCAGGCCGGCAGCACCAGCGCAGACATGGCCGTCTCCCGGTTGGGGAGACCGAATGCGCCGAGCACGTCCGTGAACGGGCAGGTCAGACGGGCCGCGGTGAACTCCAGCCAGGAGTCCAGGGCCTCACCGGGATCCGGTGCGCACCGGATCGGCAAGCTCCGTCGTCCGGTGCTCATCCGGCGGCCCGCGCCCGGCGTGGACGGCTGGTGGCCCCCCCCCCGCGCCCAGCGCGTATTCGAGTTCGCGGCGGGCCTGTTCGGCGGCCTCGTCGTTCCTGACGCGGTCGAGGAGATCACGGGTGAGGCGTTCGGTGCCGGTGCGCTGGGCCCGCTGGCAGCCGCGGTTGACCAACGTCATCAAGGAACCGATGTGCCCGGTGCTGCGGGCGAAGAGGTAGTCGGACAGATCGTCGGCGAGCATGCCGGGATACGTGTCGGTCAGAACGATGCGCTGTTCCAGGGCCAACAGCAACCGTCGCCAGTGAGCGCGGCCCTGGTCGGTGTCGATGGTGAAGGGCGGCATGTCCAGGCGGGTGGTGCGCCGGCCGGTCTGCGCCAGGGCCGTGTCGCCGCTCGCCTCGCCCTCGCTGAACAGGCCCTTGTCCGCGAGTCCCACGCCGACCTTGAGAAGGGTGACGGGGAACTCGTTGGCGATCCACTTGAGATGGTTGCTGACCTCGATGCCGCTGGTCTTGCGCCACTTCAGGAAGTGCAGGTCGTCCAGGATCAGCAGGCGCACCTCGCAGGACAGCACACAGTCCAGGGCCTGCAGACCGAGCTGGGCGGCGGTGGAGTTCTGACGTCCGGGGTGGCCGAAGAACTCCAGCATGGCCCGGTTGAGGTCCTTCATGCCGGTGTTGCCGGTCAGCCCCACCCGGCACACCGGCCACCGCTCATGCCCCTGCACGGTGAAGCTGCCGTGCTCGGCGATCTCCCGGCGGTGGAATGCGCGGGCGAAGGCGAGCACCGCCGTGGTCTTGCCCAGTCCCGGGAACGCGTCGACGGCCACCGCCCCCTTGGCCTTGTCGCCATCCTGGAGGTTGCTGTCCACGATGTCCCACAAGTCCTCGTGCAGCGCGGCGAGTTGAGGAGTGCGGATCGGACCCAGATTGGCGTGCCACACCCGGCGGGCACGGTCGTAGGCGCTCCGCGCCCCGGCGTCCAGGGCCTCAAGCTCGCTGCGGCTCAGCGTCCCGGGCTGGATGCGGCGCGGTGCGTCGGCGAACGCCTGGAAGTCCTCCTTCCGCGACAGAGCCAGATTCCCCGGATCCGACCGGCTCGCCGGGGCGGTCACACGTCCTCCAGGGCGTCGGCATAGAAGTCGTCTTCCTCGACGGGCCCGAGGTCGCCTTCGTCATCGTCACCCGCTTCGGCGGCCTGCTCAGCAATGGGGAGTTCCGCCGGCCGCGGGTCCTCGCCCAGCGCCCGGCGCACAGACGGCAGGACGGCGGCCTTGCCGGTGCGGGGCATTTCGAGGGCAGCCTGCTCGCGGGACAGGCGCAGAGCCATGCGCCGTTCGGCGAGCGTGGTACCCAGCCCCAGGTTCCAGCGCTCCAGCAGGTCGGCGACGCAGCCGATCGTCGGGATACCGGTACTTCGCGGCGGCCAGCTTCCGGGCGAAGACCAGGGCGTCCTCACTCAACGGCATCCCCGCCACCGGCGCATACTCCCAGGCCAGGGTATGCCAGATGCGGGTTGCCGGATCACGGAAGTAGATCCGGGTGATGTCGTCCGGATCGACCTGGAACGGCCAGCCGTTCGCGACCGGCCCGTCGTACGGGCTGCGGATCCCGGGGGCGGGCAAGCCCGGGCCGCGGTAGCGGCGGCGGTCGATCTCCACACCGTAGTGCTGGACCGTGCGCCACTTCGTCGCCAGGAACTCGAAGGCGAGATCCGGATCCCGGGGCACCTCGATGTAGCCGGCCCGCGCCATCCCGTGCTCGAACATCTGTGCAGGCGACATCCGCAAGCCCGGCACACCCGGATCGACCAGACCGGCGTGGGGACGGCAGTGGTAGACTACCGCGATCCACTCCCGGACGATCTCTTCCAGCTCGTCGAGGAAGAAGAACGCATCGGCCTCGGGAAGCTCGCCGCGGGCGTGGATGTCGGGGCCCTTTGCTCAGCACGCTCCAGCACAACGTGGCGCTCGTCTTCGCGCAGTTGACCCAGCACGACCGAGGCGATCTCCTCGACGTCCCCGGCCGAAGGCCCAGCCCGCTCCGGGATCACCACTGCACGGTCGGTGAACAGCAACTCCTTCAGCGCCAGCCGACGAACCCGTCCCCGGCTGTCCTTCAGGACCACCTCGTTGCCCGCAGTCGTCGCAGCCATCTCGACCACCTCGACGGTCTCCCCGTCGTAGCGGAAACGTGTCCCCACTCCGACACGGGCTCCGGCACCACTCACGCCGTCCTCCTCAACACGCAGGAAGGACGCAGAGGTTAGAGGTAATGGACCGCGGCACGGACACACGGCTCGGGCCGGCCGGGAAGAAACTCAGCCGCCGACCTGAGCGGGACACCGTCCAGGTCGGCGCGACGCAACTCCTCCAGGACCTCCGGTGAGAACAACCACCCACGCCGATACGCGGCAAGGAAGCGGATGTTTTCCAGCACCGTCTCCGGCGGCTCGCTCCACACCTGATAGCGCCACCCCCGCAACTCCACCGCCCGCCGGGTCCATGCGAACGTGAAGGACACCACCGGCCTCGGCAGCCGCTGGCGCGGCTTGACGTCCACGACCACCGGTCCACTGTCGGTGATCAGGAAGTAGTCCGGGACGTGCTTGCGGACCTGCCCATCCACCACGGCCTTCAGAAGGAAGGGCTGGGCCACGATGCCGTGTACCGAAGGATCGAAGTCGGCGAACAGCAACCGGGCCAGCTCCAGCCGCGACTCGTAGACGAGGTAATCCTGTGTCGTCGCCGCCCAGTACGTGCCAGCATAGTGCTTCTGCCCTCTGTACCAGCGCAAGGTCCGCCACGGCGCGGCCGACGCCAGGAGACCGGCCGATGTACCCAACCATGCCTGGTCTCCGGCGACTTCACCGTCGCGGTGGCGAACACTGACCGTGACCGTGTCACCGTCCATGGCGTACCCCCAGCCCGGCCCCTCGTACGAGAACCGCGCTGCGGAGAGCCTGCCCATTGGCGGTTCAGCTCACGAGCAGGTCACACTAAGAAGTCATCTCATTTGGCTGGGTAAGCTGGCGGTCGTGGTGAGGATCGTCGAGCGGCTGGTGCCGGATGAGTTGTGGGAGCTGTTCCAGCGAGTGGTTCCGGAAGCGCCGTCGCGGCCCCAGGGTGGGGGCCGGCGGAGGCATGGCGACCGCGAAGTGCTGGCCGCGATCGTCTTCGTGGCGACCTCGGGCTGCACGTGGCAGCAGTTGCCGACCGCGTCGTTCGGGCCGTCCGGCGCGACGGCTCACCGACGCTTCACCGAGTGGACGAAGGCCAGGGTGTGGGCCAAGCTCCACCGCCTGGTGCTTGACGAGCTCGGGTCCCGTGGCGAACTGGACTGGTCGCGGTGCGCGATCGACTCGGTGAACATGCGCGCCCTGAAAAGGGGGACCTGACAGGTCCGAATCCTGTAGACCGGGGCAAGTACGGCTCAAAGATCCACTTGATCACCGAGCGGACCGGTCTGCCCCTGTCCGTGGGGACCTCGGGTGCCAACGTCCATGACAGCCAGGCCCTGATCCCGCTTGTGAAGGGCATACCGCCGGTCCGGTCCCGCCGGGGCCCCCGGCGTCGCAAGCCCGGCAAGCTCCATGCCGACAAGGGCTACGACTATGCCCACCTGCGGCGATGGTTAAGCTGCCGAGGCATCCGGCACCGCATCGCCCGCAAGGGAGTTGAGACCTCCCAGCGGCTGGGACGTCATCGTTGGACGATCGAACGCACCATGTCCTGGCTCGCCGGCTGCCGCCGTCTCCACCGTCGTTATGAGCGCAAGGCCGAGCATTTCCTCGCCTTCACGAGTATCGCCTGCACCCTCATCTGTTACCGGCGGCTCGGCCGCTGATGTGGGCCCGCAGCAGCTTCACCGCCAAGTCGTGGCCGTAGTGCTTGGCCATGTCCATGGGGGTGCGACCGTCTGGATCGGCGAGCTCCGGGTCAGCCCCGAAGGCCAGCAGCACAGCAGTGGTGTGCACGGTCAACGGTTGACCACTCTGCAGGGAGCCATCGCCCTCGGCGTCGATTGCGTGCGTCAGCAGCGTCATGTTGCTGAAGACCTCATCAGGATCGGTACCGTCGGCCAGCAACCGGGCCAGGGTCTCCGCATCCTCGTGCTCGACCGCGTGATGCGCGGGTGTCCAGTAGTCGCTCACCAAGGCATTCAACCGCCACCACAGCACGTCTGCCAGCGACTATCTACACAATTATCCACCAATTGAGATGACGTCTAAAGAGTGAATGCCTTGACCGGGCGATCTCAGATTCGTGGCCGATCGGCCATCGATTGGCCATCGGTCGTGAGATTTGGCCACGGCATTTCATCCCACACCTGGTGTCGCTCGGGGTAGCCGCGGAGGTCCGTCATGCCCCGAACCGTGTGGTCAGGTGCCATCAGCTTTGGTCTCGTGACCGTTCCGATCAACGTCCAGAGCGCTACCGAGGACCACTCGATCCGCTTCCACCAGTACCACCTGGAGGACATGGGCCGG
This is a stretch of genomic DNA from Streptomyces hawaiiensis. It encodes these proteins:
- a CDS encoding TetR family transcriptional regulator translates to MSSLPQWFVGFTRRCQTELFGFTLRADRPEAKPNGSVLYPGAMSQSRDSGPTAAPAGAAAGGDTTRERILTAAMEEFARHGIAGARVDRIAKLARTSKERVYAYFRGKDALYSAVAAREYVVIAEATQMDPCDLPGYAGRLFDYFVARPDHHRLITWGRLELPGTRAVADDPDQAVIARKIDQLRQAQQAGQLDSAWDPADVLALVNQIAMTWAAQPELSEAAAAHAVDPTTAARRAAVVTAVERLFPRAH
- a CDS encoding alcohol dehydrogenase catalytic domain-containing protein — encoded protein: MSQPRAAGGAAPATMRAVVVTRPGGLDALEIKDVPVPVRKPGWVRIRVKAFGVNESEVTTRKGESDAEVTYPRVPGIEGVGVVDEADEDSELRPGQQVATMMGGMGRSYDGAYAQYVSVPAAQVIPFETGLPWEVVGALPEMFQTAYGSLTTGLDLTAGQTLLIRGGTSTVGLSAATIAKDLGATVLSTTRSPERAGELRAAGVDHPLVDNGTIADQVRELMPEGVDAVLELVGCSVLADTLRTVRRHGTVCFTGALAGQWTIPDFTPFMIPGGVRLTSYGGQAADLPADVFARQLQAIAAGSLTVPVAKVYHGLEQVRDAQADVESGTTPGKHVVVLDY
- a CDS encoding carboxylesterase family protein, encoding MTATAPKAPTAPGVRSWWGIPYATAERYRRPLVADFDPNRLHDRKGVVSVQPDSGDWLEADSGMGEDCLNLNVWAPEQPAGTALPVAVYIHGGGFEYGANTQITSNAAGLAATGRVVSVSVNYRLGALGALSLSQYGGALAEASNLCLQDVIAALTWIKRNIAHFGGDPDNVTVYGHSGGAYATFGLLGASSANGLYRRLAGFSAGPSRLQPAWWAEELAHRFVTELGVADNPEKLLDLDAASLVAALHKVTPTDLGVRGGMDSKSLGIVLDTRQPGAVLHAHPMDELASGAHRDVDVLLSMASDDMGWWVANDLDRFDPGTVDRIVDEVAGWRIPRSCAKKIVDAYDQGGRTPAEVRAALLSDYIFGLPAARGALAHAAAGGNTHLLVIGPAEGAPAVHGTEMYALVGQERPGRSPEQAERDTRIRDIVLDFVTGEQTRLWPALTDRPISGSVGNPPFEAGAHYQAALDLWESIDRP
- a CDS encoding TniQ family protein, producing MLWGRAGSRFCPFCLADSGGRWLVAWRLSWSFACTRHHVLLVDRCPACHRVPRLRSHPRRETPRPGRCSSAAPDGGPPRCHHPLTDTPATAIPADGDLAEAQRLIDTALTTPGRPVRWPLYGPDGAPLNVVLRDAKSLGVLVLNHATPDALGPLAPSDVLERLERYRADPLPAGSQRSPDALHGDLHSHVAPGDAAATAVAVTAAFRILRAENIRSAARAVQWLTDRVAASGRALHPGNVVALGGVISPALEAALRCSRESKLMPVARLRHRTGVGSTRPPSDRDNRACVLPTALWPEWALRLTPRHASGRPAAQRADELLAVACLLAGNTTPIHAAVRLTGTTVSSHNVSTFLATLTRHPNGADVLHTLIVLADHLDAHGAPIDYIRRRALFTARPQFIDARAWLEMQRWLRSNPGPDAVHAQRWLFHTITGSPAHLAHPAIAPATPAQRQHYQRFRWRILPAEAELLHHTARTLLDEHGIDEPVQWAPQLPVHALRDLQLPGPDPYSISADRLHQAVPGSDFSVAQLARTLETTTAHVVHLLAQHPVDWSPPRFRRTQRTANRSAQWRLWYERDHLSLQAIADREDTSLAAIRLALLKNGTRLRPAGSYPGRPRRK
- a CDS encoding TniQ family protein, translating into MPIRCAPDPGEALDSWLEFTAARLTCPFTDVLGAFGLPNRETAMSALVLPAWTIRLTRDELASITEVTGVAAGVLAAMTLQPFDGHAVDILPRHRRVTGGCCGDGRDPGSAPSAWPTAADAGWWPGV
- a CDS encoding TniB family NTP-binding protein, whose translation is MTAPASRSDPGNLALSRKEDFQAFADAPRRIQPGTLSRSELEALDAGARSAYDRARRVWHANLGPIRTPQLAALHEDLWDIVDSNLQDGDKAKGAVAVDAFPGLGKTTAVLAFARAFHRREIAEHGSFTVQGHERWPVCRVGLTGNTGMKDLNRAMLEFFGHPGRQNSTAAQLGLQALDCVLSCEVRLLILDDLHFLKWRKTSGIEVSNHLKWIANEFPVTLLKVGVGLADKGLFSEGEASGDTALAQTGRRTTRLDMPPFTIDTDQGRAHWRRLLLALEQRIVLTDTYPGMLADDLSDYLFARSTGHIGSLMTLVNRGCQRAQRTGTERLTRDLLDRVRNDEAAEQARRELEYALGAGGGPPAVHAGRGPPDEHRTTELADPVRTGSR
- a CDS encoding TnsA-like heteromeric transposase endonuclease subunit; this encodes MDGDTVTVSVRHRDGEVAGDQAWLGTSAGLLASAAPWRTLRWYRGQKHYAGTYWAATTQDYLVYESRLELARLLFADFDPSVHGIVAQPFLLKAVVDGQVRKHVPDYFLITDSGPVVVDVKPRQRLPRPVVSFTFAWTRRAVELRGWRYQVWSEPPETVLENIRFLAAYRRGWLFSPEVLEELRRADLDGVPLRSAAEFLPGRPEPCVRAAVHYL
- a CDS encoding IS5 family transposase (programmed frameshift) — its product is MVERLVPDELWELFQRVVPEAPSRPQGGGRRRHGDREVLAAIVFVATSGCTWQQLPTASFGPSGATAHRRFTEWTKARVWAKLHRLVLDELGSRGELDWSRCAIDSVNMRALKRGTLTGPNPVDRGKYGSKIHLITERTGLPLSVGTSGANVHDSQALIPLVKGIPPVRSRRGPRRRKPGKLHADKGYDYAHLRRWLSCRGIRHRIARKGVETSQRLGRHRWTIERTMSWLAGCRRLHRRYERKAEHFLAFTSIACTLICYRRLGR
- a CDS encoding ankyrin repeat domain-containing protein, which encodes MSDYWTPAHHAVEHEDAETLARLLADGTDPDEVFSNMTLLTHAIDAEGDGSLQSGQPLTVHTTAVLLAFGADPELADPDGRTPMDMAKHYGHDLAVKLLRAHISGRAAGNR